The following proteins are encoded in a genomic region of Mycobacterium kiyosense:
- a CDS encoding TetR family transcriptional regulator → MPRDQHASTTRQQRPGQRRRDERRRAIVARLSPALEDLLAEGAVYSDLSVAALSRAADMSRSRFYVYFEDTGDLLRALTEDAVVELFEATLAWWTLHPDGTWDQLRTVTERIFATYQRHRHLLRAIEQVATHDSGVRQHFSALFTNALEGYAAELAAGQTRGSLDPTLESRRTAGLLASMTQSGLYELTATGQLDNPDRWVDSLTTIVWNTLYAPTHEPARCDVPDHA, encoded by the coding sequence ATGCCCCGAGACCAGCACGCCAGCACCACCCGGCAGCAACGGCCCGGGCAGCGCCGGCGGGATGAGCGCCGTCGTGCGATCGTCGCCAGGCTCTCCCCGGCGTTGGAGGATCTCCTCGCGGAGGGCGCGGTGTATTCCGACCTCAGCGTCGCTGCGTTGAGTCGCGCGGCGGATATGTCGCGGTCGCGGTTCTATGTCTACTTCGAAGACACCGGAGATCTGCTGCGCGCGTTGACCGAGGACGCTGTCGTCGAACTTTTCGAAGCCACGCTCGCGTGGTGGACGCTGCACCCGGACGGGACATGGGATCAGCTGCGCACGGTCACCGAGCGCATCTTCGCCACCTACCAGCGCCACCGGCATCTGCTACGGGCCATCGAACAGGTGGCCACCCACGATTCCGGTGTCCGCCAACACTTTTCGGCACTATTCACAAACGCGCTCGAAGGGTACGCGGCAGAACTTGCTGCAGGGCAGACGCGGGGAAGTCTCGACCCGACGCTCGAGTCCCGCCGAACCGCAGGCCTTCTGGCGTCGATGACTCAGAGCGGGCTTTACGAACTCACCGCGACCGGGCAGTTGGACAATCCGGACAGGTGGGTCGACAGCCTCACGACCATTGTCTGGAACACCCTGTACGCACCCACCCACGAGCCCGCGCGATGTGATGTCCCCGACCACGCGTAG